A portion of the Rahnella variigena genome contains these proteins:
- a CDS encoding ketopantoate reductase family protein, whose translation MKAFGYAERAAAVAKVREAVTDKNSPQTSSMYRDMMQEYPIEADQIVGDLVERATRVGSAYRICRPLIHICVFIRRTT comes from the coding sequence ATGAAAGCCTTTGGCTACGCGGAACGCGCGGCGGCGGTGGCAAAAGTCAGGGAAGCGGTGACGGATAAAAACTCGCCACAAACCTCGTCCATGTACCGCGATATGATGCAGGAATATCCGATTGAAGCCGATCAGATTGTTGGTGATCTGGTCGAGCGCGCCACGCGTGTGGGATCAGCGTACCGCATCTGCAGGCCGCTTATACACATTTGTGTGTTTATCAGAAGAACTACTTAA
- a CDS encoding DUF1493 family protein, whose product MLVDLFTRYGISYDNFNLDNYFEPEWPVWLWWKKLQRRVYKPLTVEMIIESAKAGRWLYD is encoded by the coding sequence ATGTTAGTAGATTTGTTTACCCGGTACGGTATTTCGTACGATAATTTTAATTTAGATAATTATTTTGAACCAGAATGGCCTGTGTGGTTATGGTGGAAGAAATTACAACGTCGAGTTTACAAGCCGCTTACGGTCGAGATGATTATCGAATCAGCAAAGGCGGGTCGTTGGCTATATGATTAA